One window of Desulfobacca acetoxidans DSM 11109 genomic DNA carries:
- the trxA gene encoding thioredoxin, giving the protein MADLLQVTDTNFEEEILKSEMPALVDFWAAWCGPCRAIAPIVEELAKDYDGRVKVAKMNVDENSKTPVKYGIRAIPTLILFKSGAVVDQITGAVSKTQIDNAIKKML; this is encoded by the coding sequence ATGGCAGATTTGTTGCAAGTCACTGATACAAATTTCGAAGAGGAGATTCTCAAGTCCGAAATGCCAGCGTTGGTGGATTTTTGGGCGGCCTGGTGCGGTCCTTGCCGCGCCATCGCCCCCATCGTGGAGGAACTGGCGAAAGATTATGATGGCCGGGTCAAAGTCGCGAAAATGAACGTGGATGAGAATTCGAAGACCCCGGTAAAATATGGTATTCGAGCCATCCCCACTCTGATCCTGTTTAAGAGCGGGGCTGTGGTGGATCAGATCACCGGCGCCGTTTCCAAAACCCAGATCGACAACGCTATCAAAAAAATGCTCTAA
- a CDS encoding 2Fe-2S iron-sulfur cluster-binding protein — translation MINLTVNGRPVTVPEGTRVLQAVRAAGVALPTLCYHEGLAPYGACRLCMVTLTSPPPSKLIAACVYPAAAGMIVNTETPEAVGSRRLVLELLLGRCPQSGVIKNLAAAMGVKESRFQVSRTEGDMDLCVLCGLCVRVCQEAIGASAISFVGRGGNRRVSTPFEMHSEACIGCGACAEICPTGAIRMEDKGPWRILYTWHTRVELQPCPQCGRFFVPQEMAFLPEQCPEIESLWRLCPACRQQRAARQWMQLLPLDRPGTRGD, via the coding sequence ATGATCAATCTGACTGTGAATGGACGGCCGGTAACCGTCCCGGAGGGCACTCGAGTATTGCAGGCCGTGCGCGCCGCGGGCGTAGCCCTGCCTACCCTCTGTTATCATGAGGGGCTGGCGCCCTACGGAGCCTGTCGGCTTTGCATGGTGACCCTAACCAGCCCGCCGCCTTCGAAATTGATTGCCGCCTGTGTCTATCCCGCGGCGGCAGGGATGATAGTGAACACTGAAACCCCAGAGGCGGTAGGGTCCCGGCGGCTGGTGCTGGAACTTCTCCTCGGCCGCTGTCCGCAATCGGGAGTGATTAAGAATCTGGCTGCTGCTATGGGAGTGAAAGAGTCCCGTTTTCAGGTCTCTCGAACTGAGGGGGATATGGATCTCTGTGTGCTGTGTGGCCTCTGCGTGCGGGTCTGCCAGGAGGCCATTGGCGCCAGTGCCATCAGTTTTGTCGGACGGGGTGGTAATCGTCGGGTTAGCACCCCTTTTGAGATGCACAGCGAGGCTTGCATCGGCTGTGGGGCTTGCGCCGAGATTTGCCCGACCGGGGCCATCCGGATGGAGGATAAGGGGCCCTGGCGGATTCTCTACACCTGGCATACCCGGGTGGAACTGCAGCCTTGCCCGCAATGCGGTCGGTTCTTTGTTCCCCAAGAAATGGCCTTTCTTCCCGAGCAGTGTCCGGAAATTGAATCATTGTGGCGCCTCTGTCCGGCGTGTCGGCAGCAACGGGCCGCCCGCCAGTGGATGCAACTGCTACCACTTGACCGGCCTGGGACACGGGGTGATTAA